A window from Cryptomeria japonica chromosome 1, Sugi_1.0, whole genome shotgun sequence encodes these proteins:
- the LOC131057496 gene encoding ATP synthase subunit b, chloroplastic, protein MNPLISAASVIAAGLSVGLASIGPGIGQGTAAGQAVEGIARQPEAEDNRKQKISSTIQSSEELCKGAGNQLEQARARLREVERRVREIRVNGYSQIQQEKNDLINVASINLKQLENLKNETIHLEQERVIELVQKQISYQAVQRALGTLNSRLNSELHLRTIEHNIDLLLAMKNITD, encoded by the exons ATGAATCCTTTGATTTCTGCTGCTTCCGTTATTGCTGCTGGATTATCCGTAGGCCTTGCTTCTATTGGACCTGGCATTGGTCAAGGCACTGCTGCGGGACAAGCTGTTGAAGGTATTGCGAGACAACCAGAGGCGGAGG ATAACCGTAAACAGAAAATATCGAGTACTATTCAGAGTTCTGAAGAACTATGTAAAGGAGCTGGTAATCAACTTGAGCAAGCCCGGGCTCGCTTACGGGAAGTAGAAAGGCGGGTACGCGAAATTCGGGTAAATGGATATTCTCAAATACAACAAGAAAAAAATGATCTTATCAATGTTGCTTCTATTAATTTGAAAcaattagaaaatttaaagaatGAAACCATTCACTTGGAACAAGAAAGAGTAATTGAACTGGTTCAAAAACAAATTTCTTACCAAGCTGTCCAAAGAGCTCTAGGAACTCTGAATAGTCGTTTGAATAGCGAGTTACATTTACGTACGATCGAGCATAATATCGACCTGCTCCTAGCCATGAAAAACATAACTGATTAA
- the LOC131875440 gene encoding ATP synthase subunit a, chloroplastic-like, which translates to MDILQFPINMLNYFYEISGVEVGQHFYWQIGGFQVHAQVLITSWIVIAVLLGSTTLAVRDPQIIPNGAQNFLEYVLEFVRDLARTQIGEEEYGPWVPFIGTMFLFIFVSNWAGALFPWGIIKLPHGELAAPTNDINTTVALALLTSVAYFYAGFTKRGLGYFGKYIQPTPILLPINILEDFTKPLSLSFRLFGNILADELVVAVLVSLVPIVVPIPVMFLGLFTSGIQALIFATLAAAYIGESMEGHH; encoded by the coding sequence ATGGATATTTTACAATTTCCTATTAACATGCTGAATTATTTCTACGAGATATCCGGTGTGGAAGTAGGTCAGCATTTTTATTGGCAAATAGGGGGGTTTCAAGTTCATGCACAGGTACTTATAACTTCCTGGATTGTAATTGCTGTCTTATTAGGTTCAACTACTCTAGCTGTTCGAGACCCACAAATCATTCCGAACGGAGCACAAAATTTTTTGGAATATGTTCTCGAATTTGTTCGGGACTTGGCTAGAACTCAGATTGGCGAAGAAGAATATGGTCCCTGGGTTCCTTTTATAGGGACTATGTTTctatttatttttgtttctaactGGGCAGGTGCTCTTTTTCCTTGGGGAATTATTAAATTACCTCATGGGGAATTAGCCGCACCTACAAATGATATTAATACCACAGTAGCTCTAGCTTTGCTCACATCAGTAGCTTATTTTTATGCAGGTTTTACAAAGAGGGGTTTAGGCTATTTTGGTAAATATATTCAACCAACCCCAATACTTTTACCAATTAACATATTAGAAGATTTTACAAAACCTCTATCACTTAGTTTTCGACTTTTTGGAAATATATTAGCTGACGAATTAGTAGTTGCCGTTCTTGTTTCCTTAGTACCTATAGTGGTACCTATACCTGTAATGTTCCTAGGATTATTTACAAGTGGTATTCAAGCTCTAATCTTTGCAACTCTAGCCGCAGCTTATATAGGCGAATCCATGGAGGGTCatcattaa
- the LOC131858044 gene encoding small ribosomal subunit protein uS2c-like, with product MLTNWFTTEARLEKFKNLTKKKNTGGFDGFTKKEAAILKRELNKLQEDLGGIRYMTKLPDIVIILDQKGEYTAIRECRTLGIPTICLVDTDCDPDLVDIPIPANDDGRGPIRLILNKLILAIRAGRELYYKK from the coding sequence ATGTTAACTAATTGGTTTACTACAGAAGCAAgacttgaaaaattcaaaaatttaacgaAAAAAAAAAATACGGGAGGATTCGATGGATTTACGAAAAAAGAAGCAGCAATACTCAAGAGAGAATTGAACAAATTGCAGGAAGATCTAGGGGGTATTAGATACATGACAAAATTGCCCGATATTGTAATAATTCTCGATCAAAAAGGAGAATATACTGCTATTCGGGAATGTAGAACTTTGGGTATTCCAACAATTTGCTTAGTTGATACAGATTGTGACCCAGATCTCGTGGATATCCCAATCCCAGCCAATGATGATGGTAGAGGACCAATCCGCCTGAtcctaaataaattaattttagcaATTCGCGCGGGTAGAGAATTGTACTATAAAAAgtga
- the LOC131855833 gene encoding NAD(P)H-quinone oxidoreductase subunit I, chloroplastic-like: MVTGFMNYSEQAIQAARYIGQGFMVTLYHMNRLPITIQYPYEKLIPSERFRGRIHFEFDKCIACEVCVRVCPINLPVVDWKVGIDIGKKRLENYSIDFGICIFCGNCVEYCPTNCLAMTEEYELSTYDRHELNYDHIALGRLRDSSTK, from the coding sequence ATGGTAACTGGGTTTATGAATTATAGTGAACAAGCAATACAGGCTGCGAGATACATCGGTCAAGGTTTTATGGTTACCTTATATCACATGAATCGTTTACCTATTACTATTCAATATCCCTATGAAAAATTGATTCCATCAGAACGATTTCGCGGGAGGAtccactttgaatttgataaatgtatTGCTTGTGAAGTATGCGTCCGTGTATGCCCGATCAATCTACCTGTTGTGGATTGGAAAGTCGGAATAGATATTGGGAAAAAACGATTGGAAAATTATAGTATTGATTTTGGAATTTGTATCTTTTGTGGAAATTGTGTGGAATATTGCCCTACAAATTGTCTGGCGATGACTGAAGAATATGAACTTTCGACCTATGATCGTCATGAATTAAATTATGATCATATTGCTTTAGGACGTTTAAGAGATTCTAGTACTAAGTAA
- the LOC131875442 gene encoding NAD(P)H-quinone oxidoreductase subunit 1, chloroplastic-like has protein sequence MVINIADLEEQAINLFSRLGFSREISSLIWILIDIIILLLGITIGLLVIVWLERKISAGIQQRIGPEYAGPLGIIQALTDGIKLLLKEDIIPSRGDIWLFSIGPAVVVIPIFLGYLVIPFGRHIILMDLSIGVFFWIAISSIAPLGLLIAGYGSNNKYSFSGGLRAAAQAISYEIPLALCVLSISLRVIRWNMRFIFPSFYFY, from the coding sequence ATGGTTATTAATATAGCAGATCTCGAAGAACAAGCTATCAATTTATTTTCTCGATTGGGATTTTCAAGAGAAATTTCTAGTCTTATATGGATTCTAATCGACATAATTATCCTTCTATTGGGAATTACAATAGGATTATTAGTTATTGTATGGCTCGAAAGAAAAATATCTGCGGGAATACAACAACGCATTGGACCTGAATACGCCGGTCCTTTGGGAATTATTCAAGCCTTGACGGATGGAATAAAACTACTGCTAAAAGAGGATATTATTCCATCTAGGGGGGATATTTGGTTATTTAGTATTGGACCAGCGGTAGTGGTCATACCTATTTTTTTAGGCTATTTAGTAATTCCCTTTGGTCGCCACATTATTTTAATGGATCTTAGTATAGGCGTTTTTTTTTGGATTGCAATTTCAAGTATTGCTCCCCTTGGACTGCTTATAGCAGGATAtggatcaaataataaatattcttttTCAGGTGGTCTCCGAGCTGCTGCTCAAGCTATTAGTTACGAAATTCCTTTAGCTTTATGTGTGTTATCTATATCTCTACGTGTGATTCGTTGGAATATGAGATTcatttttccctctttttatttCTACTAA
- the LOC131875441 gene encoding NAD(P)H-quinone oxidoreductase subunit H, chloroplastic, producing MIMVAREKDLMMVSMGPHHPSMHGVLRLIVTLDGEDVIDCEPVLGYLHRGMEKIAENRTIVQYLPYVTRWDYLATMFTEAITVNAPEKLENIQIPKRASYIRMIMLELSRIASHLLWLGPFMADIGAQTPFFYILREREMIYDLFEAATGMRMMHNYFRIGGVAVDLPYGWIDKCLDFCYYFFPKVTEYERLITRNPIFLKRVEGVGIISREEAIDWSLSGPMLRASGIQWDLRKVDHYECYDELDWEIQWQKEGDSLARYLLRIGEMKESIKIIRQALEVIPGGPYENLEVRRLNKGKDSQWNDFESRFISKKPSPTFELSKQEHYVRVEAPKGELGIFFIGDDNIFPWRWKIRPPGFINLQIPPQLVKRMKLADIMTILGSIDIIMGEVDR from the coding sequence ATGATTATGGTTGCTAGGGAGAAAGACCTCATGATGGTAAGTATGGGTCCTCATCATCCATCAATGCATGGTGTTCTTCGACTGATTGTTACTCTAGATGGTGAAGATGTTATTGACTGTGAACCTGTATTAGGTTATTTACATAGAGGGATGGAAAAAATTGCTGAGAACCGAACAATTGTTCAATATCTCCCCTATGTAACACGATGGGATTATTTGGCTACTATGTTCACAGAGGCGATAACGGTTAATGCGccagaaaaattggaaaatattCAAATACCTAAAAGGGCTAGCTATATTAGAATGATTATGCTAGAGTTAAGTCGTATAGCTTCTCATTTGTTATGGCTTGGACCTTTCATGGCTGATATTGGTGCGCAGACtcctttcttttatattttaagaGAGAGGGAAATGATATATGATTTATTTGAAGCTGCCACGGGCATGCGAATGATGCATAATTATTTCCGCATTGGAGGAGTAGCTGTAGATTTACCCTACGGTTGGATAGATAAATGCTTAGATTTTTGCTATTATTTCTTCCCAAAAGTGACAGAATATGAAAGGCTTATTACACGCAATCCTATCTTTTTGAAACGAGTTGAGGGAGTAGGCATTATTAGTAGAGAAGAAGCAATAGATTGGAGTTTATCAGGACCCATGCTACGAGCTTCCGGAATCCAATGGGATCTTCGTAAAGTGGATCATTATGAATGCTACGATGAATTGGATTGGGAAATCCAATGGCAAAAAGAAGGAGATTCGTTAGCTCGTTATTTGCTTCGAATCGGGGAAATGAAAGAATCTATCAAAATAATCAGACAGGCCCTAGAAGTAATTCCGGGAGGTCCCTATGAGAATTTAGAGGTTCGACGTTTAAATAAGGGAAAAGATTCGCAATGGAACGATTTCGAATCTCGATTTATCAGTAAAAAACCTTCCCCTACTTTTGAGTTATCAAAACAAGAACATTACGTGAGAGTAGAAGCTCCCAAGGGGGAACTAGGAATTTTTTTTATAGGAGATGATAATATTTTTCCCTGGAGATGGAAAATTCGACCACCTGGTTTTATTAATTTGCAGATCCCTCCTCAACTGGTTAAAAGGATGAAATTAGCCGATATCATGACGATTTTGGGTAGTATAGATATCATTATGGGAGAGGTTGATCGTTAA
- the LOC131059413 gene encoding NAD(P)H-quinone oxidoreductase subunit 5, chloroplastic, whose product MEFIYKYAWIVPFLPLSASVPIGLGSLFFPGATKSVRRTWALISIFLLSVAMFLSFNLFLQQITGGPIYRYFWSWVINNKFSLELGYLIDPLTSIMLVLVTTVGTMVMIYSDNYMSHDKTYVRFFAYLNFFNASMLGLVISPNLLQIYIFWELVGMCSYLLIGFWFTRPSAANACQKAFITNRAGDFGLLLGILGFYWVTGSFEFQYLSEKLNELTAIDGVGSFFVTSCAFLLFLGPVAKSAQFPLHVWLPDAMEGPTPISALIHAATMVAAGIFLVARLFPLFKALPLIMYLISWIGGIIALLGATMALAQKDLKRGLAYSTMSQLGYMMLALGIDSYRIALFHLITHAYSKALLFLGSGSVIHSMEPIVGYCPRKSQNMALMGGLRKYMPITGITFLLGTLSLSGIPPFACFWSKDQILSDSKLYSPIFGGITWFTAGLTAFYMFRMYLLTFEGDFRVNLVNSYNNHITLYSTSMWGEEESRILNRTRADSMSNQIIGRNNSFSKEAFQISNKMEGLYKKNRGLVVTYPFFYKGSFAYPKESGKAMLFPLVVLGIFTLFVGLIGVPFFRSGMRYDILSQWFASSTAPFDKKHPENWSEFFIDAIPSVGIAFLGILIACILYRPIYFLSQDVYHKTNPHMKIIMDQSINIIYNWSFYQAYIDIYYDIILIKGIRGLAETSHSFDQWAIDGIPNGVGFLGLFVGEGMRCLGGGRISSYIFFSLFCVLISILIYYYSFSFYP is encoded by the coding sequence ATGGAATTTATATACAAATATGCTTGGATCGTGCCTTTCCTTCCGCTTTCAGCTTCTGTACCAATCGGATTAGGCTCCTTATTTTTTCCAGGAGCAACTAAGAGTGTTCGCCGTACATGGGCTCTTATTAGCATTTTTCTGTTAAGCGTAGCTATGTTTCTTTCTTTCAATTTGTTCTTGCAACAGATTACCGGCGGTCCCATCTATCGATATTTCTGGTCCTGGGTTATCAATAATAAGTTTTCATTAGAGTTGGGCTATTTGATTGATCCACTTACTTCCATTATGTTAGTTTTAGTCACAACAGTTGGAACCATGGTTATGATCTACAGCGATAATTATATGTCTCATGATAAAACATATGTGAGGTTTTTTGCTTACCTTAATTTTTTTAATGCTTCTATGCTGGGGCTAGTTATTAGCCCTaatttattacaaatatatatattttgggaaTTAGTAGGAATGTGTTCCTATTTATTGATAGGTTTTTGGTTTACGCGACCCAGTGCGGCTAATGCTTGTCAAAAAGCATTTATAACTAACCGTGCAGGGGATTTTGGACTCTTATTAGGAATCCTAGGTTTTTATTGGGTAACAGGTAGTTTTGAATTTCAATATTTGTCTGAAAAATTAAATGAATTGACTGCCATTGATGGGGTTGGTTCGTTTTTTGTTACTTCGTGTGCTTTTCTCTTATTTTTAGGTCCAGTAGCCAAATCTGCGCAATTCCCACTTCATGTATGGTTACCTGATGCTATGGAAGGGCCTACTCCTATTTCAGCTCTTATACATGCCGCTACTATGGTAGCAGCAGGAATTTTTCTTGTAGCTCGATTGTTTCCTCTTTTTAAAGCTCTACCTTTAATAATGTATCTTATCTCTTGGATAGGGGGAATAATAGCTCTATTGGGAGCTACTATGGCTCTCGCCCAAAAAGATCTTAAAAGAGGCTTGGCTTATTCTACTATGTCTCAATTAGGTTACATGATGTTAGCTCTAGGGATAGATTCCTATCGAATCGCTCTGTTCCATTTGATTACACATGCTTATTCCAAGGCATTATTGTTCCTAGGATCCGGATCAGTGATCCATTCCATGGAACCCATTGTTGGATATTGCCCCCGTAAAAGTCAGAATATGGCTCTTATGGGTGGTTTGAGGAAATATATGCCAATTACAGGAATCACTTTTCTTTTAGGGACACTTTCTCTTTCTGGTATTCCACCTTTTGCTTGTTTTTGGTCTAAAGACCAAATTCTTAGTGATAGTAAGTTATATTCTCCCATTTTCGGGGGGATAACTTGGTTCACAGCAGGATTAACTGCCTTTTACATGTTTCGTATGTATTTACTCACTTTTGAAGGGGACTTCCGCGTAAATTTAGTTAATTCATATAACAACCATATTACATTATATTCGACTTCTATGTGGGGAGAGGAGGAATCCAGGATATTAAATAGAACGAGAGCAGATTCTATGTCGAATCAAATTATAGGAAGGAATAATTCCTTTTCCAAAGAAGCATTTCAAATTTCGAATAAGATGGAAGGATTGTACAAAAAGAACAGAGGTTTGGTTGTCACTTATCCTTTCTTTTATAAAGGATCTTTTGCATATCCGAAAGAATCGGGCAAGGCAATGCTATTTCCTTTAGTTGTATTGGGAATATTTACTCTgtttgttggattaataggagttcCTTTTTTTCGAAGCGGAATGAGGTATGACATATTATCTCAATGGTTTGCTTCATCGACGGCCCCTTTTGATAAGAAACATCCGGAGAATTGGTCCGAATTTTTCATAGACGCAATCCCCTCAGTTGGTATAGCATTTCTCGGTATATTGATTGCCTGTATTCTATATAGACCTATTTACTTCTTATCACAGGATGTATATCATAAAACAAATCCTCATATGAAGATTATTATGGACCAATcgattaatattatatataattggTCTTTTTATCAAGCTTATATAGACATATATTATGACATAATCTTGATTAAAGGTATACGAGGATTAGCTGAAACAAGTCATTCATTTGATCAATGGGCAATTGATGGAATCCCAAATGGAGTAGGTTTTTTAGGTCTTTTTGTAGGAGAGGGAATGAGATGCTTAGGAGGGGGACGTATATCTTCGTatatatttttttccttattttgtgtattaatatctatattaatatattACTATTCATTTTCATTCTATCCATAG
- the LOC131059298 gene encoding cytochrome f encodes MQNRKTYDDWVKKWITQSISVLIMIDIMTRTSIANAYPIFAQQAYENPREATGRIVCANCHLAKKPVEIEVPQSVLPDTVFEAVVKIPYDKQIKQVLANGKKGTLNVGAVLILPEGFELAPPDRIYPEIKEKIGDLYFQNYRPNQKNILIIGPVPGQKYSEIVFPILSPNPATNKAAHFLKYPIYVGGNRGRGQIYPDGSKSNNTVYNASATGKVSKIVRKEKGGYQITIDNPSDGRQVVDFVPPGPELLVSEGEFIKADQSLTNNPNVGGFGQENAEIVLQDPLRVQGLLLFLASVVLAQIFLVLKKKQFEKVQLVEMNF; translated from the coding sequence ATGCAAAATAGAAAAACTTATGATGACTGGGTGAAAAAGTGGATAACTCAATCAATTTCCGTCTTAATAATGATAGATATAATGACTCGCACATCTATTGCAAATGCATATCCCATTTTTGCACAGCAAGCTTATGAGAATCCTCGAGAAGCAACTGGGCGTATTGTATGTGCAAATTGTCATTTGGCTAAAAAACCTGTGGAGATTGAAGTTCCACAGTCCGTGCTTCCTGATACCGTTTTTGAAGCAGTTGTTAAAATACCCTATGATAAGCAAATAAAACAAGTTCTTGCTAATGGCAAGAAAGGGACTTTAAATGTAGGAGCTGTTCTTATTTTACCCGAAGGTTTCGAATTAGCTCCTCCGGATCGTATTTATCCTgagattaaggaaaaaataggtgatcttTATTTTCAAAACTATCGTCCCAATCAAAAAAATATTCTAATAATAGGTCCTGTTCCTGGTCAAAAATATAGTGAAATTGTATTTCCTATCCTTTCACCAAATCCCGCTACTAATAAAGCAGCTCACTTCCTGAAATATCCCATATATGTAGGTGGTAATAGAGGAAGAGGACAAATTTATCCCGATGGGAGCAAAAGCAACAATACAGTCTATAACGCTTCAGCAACGGGTAAAGTAAGTAAAATTGTGCGTAAAGAAAAGGGTGGATATCAAATAACTATTGATAATCCATCAGACGGTCGACAAGTGGTTGACTTTGTACCTCCGGGACCGGAACTTCTTGTTTCAGAAGGCGAATTCATCAAGGCGGATCAGTCGTTAACGAATAACCCTAATGTGGGTGGATTTGGTCAGGAAAATGCAGAAATAGTACTTCAAGATCCTTTACGTGTTCAAGGTCTTTTATTATTCTTAGCATCTGTCGTTTTAGCACAGATATTTCTGGTTCTTAAGAAGAAACAATTTGAGAAAGTTCAATTGGTCGAAATGAATTTTTAG
- the LOC131875445 gene encoding chloroplast envelope membrane protein, whose translation MDLIPRSIIRTLFRFWTELTSQSSSLAIHELEVAKYKTFASLQYLTCLIVLPWAISISLQNSLESWVTNWWNTGQSKKNFDYLQEENAIRKFEKIEELFLLEIMVKDYSETPSQDIRVEMQKKMIQLVKIYNQDCIHIISHLLANLIGLVLLSVCLILGKKKLGILNSWIQEVFYSLSDTMKAFSILLVTDLCIGFHSPHGWELMINWIFENYGFAHNERIISGLVSTFPVILDTIFKYWIFRRLNRISPSLVVIYHSMNE comes from the coding sequence ATGGATCTCATACCTCGTTCTATAATTCGTACTTTGTTCAGATTTTGGACAGAGCTAACGAGTCAATCGAGCTCGTTAGCGATTCACGAATTGGAAGTCGCCAAATATAAAACATTCGCTTCTCTACAATATCTTACATGTTTAATAGTATTGCCTTGGGCAATTTCAATTTCATTACAGAACAGTTTAGAATCTTGGGTTACAAATTGGTGGAATACTggtcaatcaaaaaaaaattttgattatTTACAAGAAGAAAACGctataagaaaatttgaaaaaatagaagAACTATTCctgttagaaataatggtgaaagattaTTCAGAAACGCCTTCACAAGATATTCGTGTAGAGATGCAGAAAAAGATGATCCAATTGGTCAAAATATATAATCAAGATTGTATCCACATCATCTCACATTTATTAGCAAATCTAATAGGTTTGGTTCTTCTAAGTGTTTGTCTCATTCTGGGTAAGAAGAAACTTGGCATTCTAAATTCTTGGATCCAAGAAGTCTTCTACAGCCTAAGCGACACAATGAAAGCTTTTTCTATTCTTTTAGTAACCGATCTATGTATTGGGTTTCATTCGCCCCATGGTTGGGAACTGATGATCAATTGGATCTTCGAAAATTATGGATTTGCTCATAACGAACGAATAATATCTggtcttgtttcaacttttccagtCATCTTAGACACAATTTTCAAATATTGGATCTTCCGCCGTTTAAATCGTATATCTCCTTCACTTGTAGTAATTTATCACTCGATGAATGAATAA
- the LOC131059305 gene encoding photosystem I assembly protein Ycf4: MRMTSGWESKFVQSLKLNRTQFVMNRRSKWLWIEPITGSRKISNFFFACLLFLGSLGFFVVGISSYLGRNLIPLLSSQQILFVPQGIVMCFYGIAGLFISSYLWCTILCNVGSGYNKFDEKEGVVCLFRWGFPGRNRRIFLQFRMKDIQAIKMEVQEGLFPRRVLYMEIKGQQDIPLTRTEENLTLREMEQKAAELARFLRVSIEGF; encoded by the coding sequence ATGAGAATGACTTCGGGGTGGGAGTCAAAATTTGTTCAATCCCTCAAATTAAATAGGACGCAATTTGTTATGAATCGTCGATCCAAATGGCTCTGGATAGAACCCATAACAGGGTCTCGAAaaataagcaattttttttttgcttgtctCCTCTTTTTGGGTTCACTAGGATTTTTTGTGGTCGGAATTTCAAGTTATCTTGGTAGGAACCTGATACCCTTATTGTCATCTCAGCAAATACTTTTTGTGCCACAAGGAATTGTGATGTGTTTTTATGGGATTGCAGGTCTGTTCATTAGCTCTTATTTGTGGTGCACTATTTTGTGCAATGTGGGTAGTGGCTATAATAAGTTTGATGAAAAAGAAGGAGTTGTATGCCTTTTTCGTTGGGGATTTCCCGGAAGAAATCGTCGTATTTTCCTTCAATTTCGTATGAAGGATATTCAGGCGATCAAAATGGAAGTTCAAGAAGGTCTTTTTCCTCGTCGTGTTCTTTATATGGAAATAAAGGGCCAACAAGACATCCCCTTAACTCGTACTGAAGAAAATTTGACCCTGCGTGAAATGGAACAGAAAGCTGCCGAATTAGCCCGTTTTTTGCGCGTATCCATTGAAGGATTTTGA